One segment of Amycolatopsis alba DSM 44262 DNA contains the following:
- a CDS encoding asparagine synthase-related protein — MTRALTRRHRYSSDTLFTDVTMLTERATATFTESGLNATYPAPAKHVMRARALRPGVDATATLAHLLADAVRPWHECDVTLGLELSGGLDSATIAVAARMTASTPLHTFGLIVNGALGAEQHRRRVTITRQVAAVDEILRAHDHAPFCENGIRISGAAHDPRGEFYREAFEALADSAARSGVRIMLTGNGGDEIMAPRIDEVPPPPPQALTELSWLGPRALDAVTAIDDNLAPSAVLPTPTLMGFAIHHPAYLRAGIWPVAPFTHRPLIRFAEQLPIELRLGKKLYRDFLTQAGMPPLVTHPRRTEHFRDLMQHGLRHNGLRLAERLLADGMILAEQGFIDPDALRRTVRRAHQSATVPSVLCDTLVLEIGLRSLQASTA, encoded by the coding sequence GTGACACGCGCCCTCACCAGACGGCATCGCTACAGCAGCGACACCTTGTTCACCGACGTGACGATGCTGACCGAGCGCGCGACCGCGACGTTCACCGAATCCGGTCTGAACGCCACGTACCCGGCCCCGGCCAAGCACGTGATGCGAGCACGGGCTCTACGTCCCGGCGTGGACGCCACGGCCACACTTGCTCATCTGCTCGCCGACGCTGTGCGCCCCTGGCACGAATGCGACGTCACCTTGGGCCTCGAGTTGTCCGGCGGCCTGGACTCCGCCACCATCGCCGTCGCCGCGCGGATGACCGCCTCGACTCCGCTGCACACCTTCGGCCTCATCGTCAACGGTGCTCTCGGCGCGGAGCAGCATCGCCGCCGCGTGACGATCACCAGGCAAGTCGCTGCGGTCGACGAAATCTTGCGCGCACACGACCATGCCCCGTTCTGCGAGAATGGCATCCGCATCAGCGGCGCGGCACACGATCCCCGCGGCGAGTTCTACCGCGAGGCGTTCGAAGCCCTCGCCGACAGCGCAGCCCGCAGCGGTGTCCGCATCATGCTGACCGGCAACGGCGGCGACGAGATCATGGCGCCCCGCATCGACGAAGTACCCCCGCCTCCACCTCAAGCCCTGACCGAACTGTCCTGGCTGGGACCACGCGCCCTTGACGCCGTCACCGCGATCGACGACAACCTCGCGCCCTCCGCCGTGTTGCCGACACCGACACTGATGGGGTTCGCCATCCACCACCCCGCCTACCTGAGGGCCGGAATATGGCCGGTCGCCCCGTTCACACACCGGCCCCTGATCCGGTTCGCCGAGCAACTCCCGATCGAACTCCGCCTGGGCAAAAAGCTCTACCGCGACTTCCTCACCCAGGCCGGCATGCCGCCCCTGGTCACCCACCCGCGGCGAACCGAGCACTTCCGGGACCTGATGCAACACGGCCTGCGACACAACGGACTCCGTCTGGCCGAGCGCCTGCTTGCCGACGGCATGATCCTCGCCGAACAAGGCTTCATCGACCCCGACGCACTCCGACGAACCGTGCGACGCGCCCACCAGAGCGCTACCGTGCCGTCCGTGCTGTGCGACACCCTCGTCCTCGAAATCGGCCTCCGGTCACTACAGGCCTCGACCGCATGA
- a CDS encoding class I SAM-dependent methyltransferase, whose amino-acid sequence MNLAANNIAYRRPDLYDALTRDSTAAATCRHLIDQYGTSPAGSVLDLGCGTARDLARLATTTRRCVGVDLQPALIEHARRRYPGLDLRVGDLRTVRLANTFDTITCLGNSLAYLHHNSDIRAAFATFAAHAHAGTLLIISTQIAPTVTTASTHGRIAAAGLGAEVTTEHSWDPRTQIATVRRTWRLENGTTERDLLERRVLFPRELELYAGLAGFKALALFTDLEDNTGPLIGSTAYFVAGYNHEPFSALGRNAELRTTSEDATAHLHERSS is encoded by the coding sequence ATGAACCTGGCCGCCAACAACATCGCCTACCGGCGACCCGACCTCTACGACGCCCTCACCCGCGACAGCACCGCCGCCGCGACCTGCCGGCACCTCATCGACCAGTACGGCACCTCGCCCGCCGGAAGCGTCCTCGACCTCGGCTGCGGCACCGCCCGCGATCTCGCCCGGCTCGCCACCACCACCCGTCGCTGCGTGGGCGTCGACCTCCAACCCGCACTCATCGAGCACGCACGCCGGCGATATCCCGGCCTCGACCTCCGCGTCGGGGACCTTCGCACCGTGCGGCTGGCCAACACCTTCGACACGATCACATGTCTCGGCAACTCCCTCGCCTACCTGCACCACAACAGCGACATCCGAGCCGCATTCGCCACCTTCGCCGCCCACGCGCACGCCGGTACCCTGCTGATCATCAGCACCCAGATCGCCCCCACCGTCACAACCGCGTCAACCCACGGCCGTATCGCCGCGGCCGGACTCGGCGCCGAGGTCACGACCGAGCACAGCTGGGACCCCCGCACGCAGATCGCCACGGTTCGCCGCACCTGGCGGCTCGAAAATGGCACCACGGAACGAGATCTCCTCGAACGCCGTGTCCTCTTTCCCCGTGAACTCGAGCTCTACGCCGGCCTCGCCGGATTCAAGGCCCTGGCGCTGTTCACCGATCTGGAAGACAACACCGGCCCGCTCATCGGGTCCACCGCATACTTCGTCGCCGGCTACAACCATGAGCCATTCTCGGCCCTTGGCCGGAACGCCGAACTTCGGACAACTTCCGAGGACGCAACGGCACATCTACACGAGCGTTCTTCCTGA
- a CDS encoding alkaline phosphatase D family protein, protein MTSSVSRRSVLRAAGVTAAGTAVTFTLSGESSGTEAPVFAHGVASGDPMPDSVLLWTRVTPSADAVPGSGKGVVVDVRWEVAGDAGFTDVVARGHHRTGPDRDHTVKVTAGGLCASTTYWYRFTAQGKVSPVGRTRTAPSHDDDVARLRFGVVSCANWAVGHFAPYGYLAGRDDLDAFIHLGDYLYEGNPNPAGDLRPSVPPNELITLADYRQRHAMYKTDEHLRRLHARHPVIATWDDHEAADNAWSGGSPSHDPATEGSWLDRMRAAHQAYFEWMPVRHRGDRLYRRLKFGKLADLTMLDLRTYRTQQPAPGETADGTILGDEQRRWFLEGLARGTASWNLIGNSVMVTPLKIPALPTRERLALDGLLDGQPTTVNTDQWDGYTADRRRVLDTIAAQGRGNTVFLTGDVHSSWANDVPQDGTSVAVEFVCPSVTSDNIDEQLGVPPRTGSLKVEAAIRALNPHVRFVELDSHGLCVLEVTPDAVRMDWHYVADRRDPATAVTFAHAFRTVAGEPWVRPAGG, encoded by the coding sequence ATGACGTCCTCTGTGAGCAGGCGTTCCGTCCTTCGCGCGGCCGGTGTCACCGCGGCCGGAACAGCGGTGACATTCACCCTTTCGGGGGAATCCAGCGGAACGGAGGCCCCGGTTTTCGCGCACGGGGTGGCCTCCGGCGACCCGATGCCCGATTCGGTACTCCTCTGGACACGGGTCACGCCGTCGGCCGATGCCGTTCCGGGATCCGGAAAAGGGGTGGTCGTGGACGTCCGGTGGGAAGTGGCGGGCGACGCCGGATTCACGGACGTCGTCGCTCGTGGTCACCATCGGACCGGGCCGGACCGCGACCACACGGTGAAAGTGACGGCCGGTGGGCTGTGCGCGTCGACCACATACTGGTATCGGTTCACGGCCCAGGGGAAGGTCTCGCCGGTCGGGCGGACACGCACCGCGCCTTCGCACGACGACGACGTCGCGAGACTGCGGTTCGGTGTGGTCTCTTGTGCGAACTGGGCTGTCGGTCACTTCGCCCCCTACGGCTATCTGGCCGGTCGCGACGATCTGGACGCCTTCATCCACCTGGGTGACTATCTCTACGAGGGAAATCCCAACCCTGCTGGCGATCTCCGGCCCTCGGTACCGCCCAACGAGTTGATCACCCTGGCGGACTACCGGCAACGCCACGCGATGTACAAGACCGACGAACACCTCCGGCGGCTGCACGCGCGCCACCCGGTCATCGCCACCTGGGACGACCACGAGGCCGCGGACAACGCGTGGTCAGGCGGGTCGCCGTCGCACGATCCGGCGACCGAGGGCAGCTGGCTCGACCGGATGCGGGCGGCGCATCAGGCGTACTTCGAATGGATGCCGGTGCGGCATCGCGGCGACCGGCTGTACCGGCGGCTGAAGTTCGGGAAACTGGCCGACCTCACCATGCTGGACCTGCGGACCTACCGGACCCAGCAGCCCGCGCCAGGGGAGACGGCGGACGGCACGATCCTGGGTGACGAGCAGCGGCGATGGTTCCTGGAGGGCCTCGCCCGCGGGACGGCGTCGTGGAACCTGATCGGGAACTCGGTGATGGTCACGCCGCTCAAGATCCCCGCGCTGCCCACCCGCGAACGGCTCGCGCTCGACGGGCTGCTCGACGGCCAGCCGACCACGGTGAACACCGACCAATGGGACGGCTACACCGCCGACCGCCGCCGGGTCCTGGACACCATCGCCGCGCAGGGGCGGGGCAACACCGTGTTCCTGACCGGCGACGTCCACTCGTCCTGGGCGAACGACGTGCCCCAAGACGGGACGAGCGTCGCGGTGGAGTTCGTCTGCCCGTCGGTCACCTCGGACAACATCGACGAGCAGCTCGGCGTCCCGCCGCGGACCGGCTCGCTCAAGGTCGAGGCCGCGATCCGCGCGCTGAACCCGCACGTGCGCTTCGTGGAACTCGACTCGCACGGCCTGTGCGTCCTCGAAGTGACGCCGGACGCCGTCCGGATGGACTGGCACTACGTCGCCGACCGCCGCGACCCGGCGACCGCGGTGACGTTCGCGCACGCCTTCCGGACGGTGGCGGGGGAACCCTGGGTGCGGCCTGCGGGCGGCTGA
- a CDS encoding threonine/serine ThrE exporter family protein, which produces MKINEHTKGAQRGRRGVGKNQDETPERGEWLLEAPRQRDGERSIHQARSHRPNLLRRRAWQILEAPTAEQPAVDGDETMGPKPPDDTTVNFVLDLVLRIGEVQMSSGAGASDVTATIIALTSALGLPHCEVDVIFTSITVTCHRGTDMAPVTALRVVRSRSLDYTRLTQTETLVRRIVRGNIGAEEAQQELQRITTAPHPYPRWVATAAWGGLAAFITLILGGSIDVALVAMVISAVIDRLGRFLNRYALPFFFQQVIGGLVATLSAMAIVSSGLLTTDKPTLVVAAAVTVLLSGLSTVSAVQDAITGYYVTAAGRTMETALMSAGLIAGVVLALKIAKLIQMPLTPLPEVVSSTPQDLPIIIIGSIGASACFAFASYSTMRAMIVAGAAGAVGGAVYGALMVTGFEGVSSSAIAATLVGFCGGVLARRLKVTPLVVAVSGITPLLPGLSTYRGLYQLGVEPGGNISTLMTAVAIGLALAAGVVLGEYLAQPVRTGLGRLERKFAGPRMAGPMEPAERRLE; this is translated from the coding sequence ATGAAGATCAACGAGCACACCAAGGGGGCCCAGCGCGGCCGACGCGGTGTCGGAAAGAACCAGGACGAAACACCCGAACGTGGCGAATGGCTGCTGGAAGCACCGCGCCAACGTGACGGAGAGCGATCGATCCACCAGGCTCGCTCGCACCGGCCGAATCTGCTGCGCCGCCGCGCCTGGCAGATCCTCGAAGCCCCGACGGCCGAGCAGCCCGCCGTCGACGGCGACGAGACGATGGGCCCGAAGCCGCCCGACGACACGACGGTCAACTTCGTCCTGGATCTCGTCCTGCGGATCGGCGAGGTCCAGATGTCGAGTGGCGCCGGCGCCTCCGACGTCACCGCGACGATCATCGCGCTGACCTCCGCGCTCGGCCTCCCGCACTGCGAGGTCGACGTGATCTTCACGTCGATCACGGTGACCTGCCACCGCGGCACCGACATGGCACCCGTGACGGCGCTGCGGGTGGTCCGCTCGCGCAGCCTCGACTACACGCGGCTCACCCAGACGGAGACCCTGGTCCGCCGGATCGTCCGCGGGAACATCGGCGCCGAAGAGGCCCAGCAGGAACTCCAGCGCATCACCACCGCGCCGCACCCGTACCCGCGCTGGGTGGCCACGGCCGCCTGGGGCGGGCTGGCCGCGTTCATCACCCTGATCCTCGGCGGCAGCATCGACGTCGCGCTGGTCGCGATGGTGATCAGCGCCGTGATCGACCGGCTCGGGCGCTTCCTGAACCGCTATGCGCTGCCGTTCTTCTTCCAGCAGGTGATCGGCGGTCTGGTCGCGACCCTGTCCGCGATGGCGATAGTCAGCAGCGGTCTGCTCACCACGGACAAACCCACGCTGGTCGTCGCGGCGGCCGTCACCGTGCTGCTGTCCGGTCTTTCGACGGTTTCGGCCGTGCAGGACGCCATCACCGGCTACTACGTCACAGCGGCCGGGCGCACGATGGAAACCGCGCTGATGAGTGCCGGGCTGATTGCCGGAGTGGTGCTCGCCCTGAAGATCGCGAAGCTGATCCAGATGCCGCTCACTCCGCTGCCCGAGGTCGTCTCCTCGACGCCTCAGGACCTGCCGATCATCATCATCGGCAGCATCGGCGCCTCGGCCTGCTTCGCGTTCGCCTCGTATTCGACGATGCGCGCGATGATCGTCGCGGGAGCGGCGGGCGCGGTCGGCGGCGCGGTCTACGGCGCCTTGATGGTGACCGGCTTCGAAGGCGTGAGCTCGTCGGCCATCGCCGCCACGCTGGTCGGATTCTGCGGCGGCGTGCTCGCCCGGCGGCTCAAGGTGACGCCGCTCGTGGTGGCTGTGTCCGGCATCACGCCCCTTCTCCCCGGTCTCTCCACCTATCGTGGTCTATACCAATTGGGCGTCGAGCCCGGCGGCAACATCTCGACGCTCATGACCGCTGTCGCGATCGGGCTTGCCCTGGCCGCGGGTGTGGTACTCGGCGAATACCTCGCGCAGCCGGTGCGCACGGGGCTCGGCAGGCTGGAACGCAAATTCGCCGGGCCGCGGATGGCGGGTCCGATGGAACCCGCCGAACGACGCTTGGAGTGA
- a CDS encoding alpha,alpha-trehalose-phosphate synthase (UDP-forming): MAEKSRTASADFVVVANRLPVDLERTADGSRRWTASPGGLVSALEPFLRSRKGAWVGWPGVPDVEVEEFDDDGLVLHPVSLTSDDVRDYYEGFSNATLWPLYHDVVARPVFDRSWWESYVRVNRRFAEASAKVAAEGATVWIQDYQLQLVPAMLRELRPDLRIGFFLHIPFPPVELFMQMPWRTEIVRGLVGADLVGFHRPGGAQNFLWLARQLAGLESSRGAVGIRTRPGLMQVGDRTVRVGAFPISIDAIGLDKLAKTKGVAERAAQLRRDLGNPKKVLLGVDRLDYTKGIDLRLQALHELLHEGRVRPEDVTFVQLATPSRERVEHYQRMRGDIEQMVGRINGEFARVGHPVVHYLHQSVNRTELAAFFSAADVMVVTPLRDGMNLVCKEYVACRHDLGGSLVLSEFAGAAAELTSALLVNPHDLDGVKNALETAITLDPAEGRRRMRAMRRQVLTHDVDRWARSFLQALGAEPAD; encoded by the coding sequence ATGGCCGAGAAGAGCCGGACGGCCTCCGCGGATTTCGTGGTGGTGGCGAACCGCCTCCCGGTGGACCTCGAACGGACCGCCGACGGGAGCAGGCGCTGGACGGCGAGCCCTGGCGGGCTGGTGTCGGCGCTCGAACCCTTCCTGCGATCCCGCAAGGGCGCCTGGGTCGGCTGGCCGGGCGTACCCGACGTCGAGGTCGAGGAATTCGACGACGACGGCCTGGTCCTGCACCCCGTCTCCCTGACCTCGGACGACGTCCGCGACTACTACGAGGGCTTCTCCAACGCGACGCTCTGGCCGCTGTACCACGACGTGGTGGCGCGGCCGGTGTTCGACCGGAGCTGGTGGGAGTCCTACGTCCGGGTGAATCGCCGCTTCGCCGAGGCGAGCGCGAAGGTCGCGGCCGAGGGCGCGACCGTGTGGATCCAGGACTACCAGCTGCAACTGGTCCCGGCGATGCTCCGCGAGCTGCGACCCGACCTCCGGATCGGGTTCTTCCTGCACATCCCGTTTCCCCCGGTCGAGTTGTTCATGCAGATGCCGTGGCGGACCGAGATCGTCCGCGGCCTGGTCGGCGCCGACCTCGTCGGTTTCCACCGGCCGGGTGGCGCGCAGAACTTCCTCTGGCTGGCGCGGCAGCTGGCCGGTCTCGAATCCAGCCGCGGCGCGGTCGGCATCCGCACCCGCCCCGGCCTGATGCAGGTCGGCGACCGCACGGTGCGGGTCGGCGCGTTCCCGATCTCCATCGACGCCATCGGCCTCGACAAACTCGCCAAGACCAAGGGCGTCGCCGAACGCGCCGCCCAGCTGCGGCGTGACCTCGGCAATCCGAAGAAGGTCCTGCTCGGCGTCGACAGGCTCGACTACACCAAGGGCATCGACCTGCGGCTGCAGGCACTGCACGAGCTGCTGCACGAAGGCCGCGTCCGCCCGGAGGACGTCACGTTCGTCCAGCTGGCCACGCCGAGCCGGGAACGCGTCGAGCACTACCAGCGGATGCGCGGCGACATCGAGCAGATGGTCGGGAGGATCAACGGCGAATTCGCCCGCGTGGGTCACCCGGTCGTGCATTATCTGCACCAGTCCGTGAACCGGACTGAACTGGCCGCGTTCTTTTCCGCGGCCGATGTCATGGTGGTGACCCCCTTGCGTGACGGGATGAACCTCGTCTGCAAGGAGTACGTCGCCTGCCGCCACGACCTGGGCGGCTCGCTCGTGCTTTCGGAGTTCGCCGGCGCCGCGGCGGAGCTGACCAGTGCGCTACTGGTCAACCCGCATGACCTGGACGGGGTGAAGAACGCCTTGGAGACTGCCATTACGCTCGACCCTGCAGAGGGCCGCCGCCGTATGCGCGCCATGCGCCGTCAGGTCCTCACGCACGATGTCGACCGCTGGGCACGCTCGTTCCTCCAGGCGCTCGGTGCCGAACCGGCCGACTAG
- the otsB gene encoding trehalose-phosphatase, producing MTAEALPAELRRAIVQVARTPRLLVACDYDGTLAPITANPDEARPLPESVGALRSLAGLHETTTAVISGRALRDLATLSRLPAEVNLVGSHGSEFDIGFIHALDEKARELHRRLEAELENLVLDVPGVSLEVKPASIAVHVRRAEHEAGRRVLRDVHNGPSKWEGVSTTDGKEVVELAVVQTDKGRALDTLRHQVGATAAIFLGDDVTDEKAFARISGPDLGVKVGEGESLAQYRVPDTVDVAMALAFLLEERRNWLYGEQAPPIERLSLLANERSVALVTPDARLTWLCHPGPDAPAIFADLLGGTGAGHFSIKPHRNGLPLGQRYLPNTMTVETRWSRLLVTDYLEPESPAHRTDLVRVISGETSAEIVFAPRPEFGGVPVKLVAHGDGILVQGTSEPFALRSPGVKWEITSDGMNDTASALVTPSPENPVVLELRCGTSDLGAHELSEVERRSRAGDYWSTWAQTLKLPSVQTDLVGRSALTLRGLVNTDTGGVLAAATSSLPEEIGGVRNWDYRYCWIRDAAMTVRELVHLGSTEEAEGYLRWLHGVLSTLAGPERLHPLYTLAGSVIGAEAVIESLPGYAGSRPVRVGNLANHQVQLDVFGPVVELVKTLAEARGELRDEDWQLVRAMAEAVTRRWNEPDHGIWEERHVPRHRVYSRVMCWVTIDRAIKLGDVYGREVPGAWPSLRDEISADVLEKGWNEEVQAFTTAYDGTDLDAASLFVGLTGLIDPADPRFQSTVTAIEAELRSGSTVYRYRRDDGLPGGEGGFHICAAWLIEAYLLTGRRTEAEELFTQIVDAAGPTGLLPEQFDPIAERSLGNHPQAYSHIGLIRCANLLSQ from the coding sequence TTGACCGCCGAGGCACTGCCCGCCGAGCTCCGGCGCGCGATTGTCCAGGTCGCGCGGACCCCGCGGCTGCTGGTCGCCTGCGACTACGACGGCACGCTGGCCCCGATCACGGCCAACCCTGACGAAGCCCGGCCGCTGCCCGAATCGGTAGGCGCGCTCAGGTCGCTGGCAGGCCTGCACGAGACGACCACCGCGGTCATCTCCGGCCGCGCGTTGCGCGATCTCGCCACCCTGTCCCGGCTCCCGGCCGAGGTGAACCTGGTCGGCAGTCACGGGTCCGAGTTCGACATCGGCTTCATCCACGCGCTCGACGAAAAGGCCCGCGAGCTCCACAGACGGCTCGAAGCCGAGCTGGAGAACCTGGTGCTCGACGTGCCGGGCGTCTCGCTCGAGGTCAAGCCCGCGAGCATCGCGGTGCACGTCCGCCGCGCCGAGCACGAGGCAGGCCGCCGCGTCCTTCGCGATGTCCACAATGGACCTTCGAAATGGGAGGGCGTGTCGACGACCGACGGCAAGGAGGTCGTCGAGCTCGCGGTCGTCCAGACGGACAAGGGCCGGGCGCTCGACACCCTGCGCCACCAGGTCGGCGCGACGGCGGCGATCTTCCTCGGCGACGACGTCACCGACGAGAAGGCGTTCGCCCGGATCTCCGGCCCGGACCTCGGCGTGAAGGTCGGCGAAGGCGAAAGCCTCGCGCAATACCGGGTTCCGGACACCGTCGACGTCGCGATGGCGCTCGCCTTCCTGCTCGAAGAGCGGCGCAACTGGCTCTACGGCGAGCAGGCGCCGCCGATCGAACGGCTTTCCCTGCTGGCCAACGAACGTTCGGTCGCGCTCGTCACGCCGGACGCCCGGCTGACCTGGCTGTGCCACCCCGGCCCCGACGCGCCCGCGATCTTCGCGGACCTGCTCGGCGGCACCGGCGCGGGCCACTTCTCGATCAAGCCGCACCGCAACGGCCTGCCGCTCGGGCAGCGCTACCTGCCGAACACGATGACGGTCGAGACCCGCTGGTCCCGGCTGCTCGTCACCGACTACCTCGAGCCGGAGAGCCCCGCGCACCGCACGGACCTCGTCCGGGTGATCTCGGGCGAGACCTCGGCGGAGATCGTGTTCGCGCCGCGGCCCGAATTCGGTGGCGTGCCGGTGAAACTGGTCGCCCATGGCGACGGGATCCTGGTGCAGGGCACCTCGGAACCGTTCGCGCTGCGCTCGCCGGGTGTGAAGTGGGAAATCACCTCCGACGGCATGAACGACACCGCGTCGGCGCTCGTCACGCCCTCACCGGAGAACCCGGTGGTGCTCGAACTCCGTTGCGGCACCTCGGATCTCGGCGCGCACGAACTGTCCGAAGTGGAGCGCCGGTCCCGCGCGGGCGACTACTGGAGCACCTGGGCGCAGACGCTCAAACTGCCCAGCGTCCAGACCGATCTCGTCGGCCGCTCGGCGCTGACGCTGCGCGGGCTGGTCAACACCGACACCGGCGGCGTGCTCGCGGCGGCGACATCTTCGCTGCCGGAAGAGATCGGCGGCGTCCGCAACTGGGACTACCGCTACTGCTGGATCCGCGACGCGGCCATGACCGTGCGCGAGCTGGTCCACCTCGGCTCGACCGAAGAGGCCGAAGGCTACCTGCGCTGGCTGCACGGTGTGCTGTCCACTTTGGCCGGTCCGGAACGGCTGCACCCGCTGTACACCTTGGCCGGCAGCGTGATCGGCGCCGAAGCGGTCATCGAGTCGCTGCCGGGGTACGCCGGTTCGCGGCCGGTCCGCGTCGGCAACCTGGCGAACCACCAGGTGCAGCTGGACGTCTTCGGCCCCGTCGTCGAACTCGTCAAGACGCTGGCCGAGGCGCGTGGCGAACTGCGCGACGAAGACTGGCAGCTGGTGCGCGCGATGGCCGAGGCCGTCACGCGGCGCTGGAACGAGCCGGACCACGGCATCTGGGAGGAGCGGCACGTGCCGCGCCACCGGGTGTACTCGCGGGTGATGTGCTGGGTGACCATCGACAGGGCGATCAAGCTGGGCGACGTCTACGGCCGCGAGGTGCCGGGCGCGTGGCCGTCGCTGCGTGACGAGATCTCCGCGGACGTGCTGGAGAAGGGCTGGAACGAAGAGGTCCAGGCCTTCACCACCGCCTACGACGGAACGGACCTCGACGCCGCGTCGCTGTTCGTCGGGCTGACCGGGCTGATCGATCCGGCCGACCCGCGCTTCCAGTCCACGGTGACCGCGATTGAGGCGGAACTGCGCAGCGGGTCCACCGTGTACCGGTACCGCCGCGACGACGGCCTTCCCGGCGGCGAGGGTGGTTTCCACATCTGCGCGGCCTGGCTCATCGAGGCGTACCTGCTCACCGGGCGGCGTACCGAGGCCGAGGAGCTGTTCACGCAGATCGTCGACGCCGCGGGCCCGACCGGGCTGCTGCCCGAGCAGTTCGACCCGATCGCGGAACGCTCGCTGGGCAACCACCCGCAGGCGTACTCGCACATCGGGCTGATCCGCTGCGCGAACCTGCTTTCCCAGTAG
- a CDS encoding glycoside hydrolase family 6 protein: protein MRIKTLGLLAASMLALIAAPAQAADGNPLEKTNGFYVDPNSNPAVWVKDHPGSTADKIKAAISTKAGARWFGNWSGDVKKAVDGYTYAADVADKLPILVAYNIPGRDCGGHSGGGAGSPEAYKTWISNFADGIGGKPAVVVIEPDALAQVDCLPAGERQTRLDLLKYAAEQFAAKAPNTWAYMDGGNSTWIPAATMADRLNAVGVKSIRGLVINVSNYKTTTDSANYGKAVSAALSSKYGYTKPFVIDTSRNGNGPKGSEWCNPAGRKLGTPSQVGGGAEMLLWVKVPGDSDGKCGIAPNVEAGQFSSDLALRLISGT, encoded by the coding sequence ATGCGCATCAAGACGCTCGGTCTGCTGGCCGCCTCAATGCTGGCCCTTATCGCCGCGCCGGCTCAGGCCGCCGACGGCAACCCCCTTGAGAAGACCAACGGCTTCTATGTCGACCCGAACTCCAACCCCGCGGTCTGGGTGAAGGACCACCCCGGCAGCACCGCCGACAAGATCAAGGCCGCCATCTCCACCAAGGCGGGCGCACGCTGGTTCGGCAACTGGAGCGGCGACGTCAAGAAGGCCGTCGACGGCTACACCTACGCCGCCGACGTGGCGGACAAGCTGCCGATCCTGGTCGCCTACAACATCCCCGGCCGCGACTGCGGCGGTCACTCCGGTGGCGGCGCGGGCAGCCCGGAGGCGTACAAGACCTGGATCTCGAACTTCGCCGACGGCATCGGCGGCAAGCCCGCGGTCGTCGTCATCGAGCCGGACGCGCTCGCGCAGGTCGACTGCCTGCCGGCCGGTGAGCGCCAGACCCGCCTCGACCTGCTCAAGTACGCCGCCGAGCAGTTCGCCGCCAAGGCCCCGAACACCTGGGCCTACATGGACGGCGGCAACTCGACCTGGATCCCCGCCGCGACCATGGCCGACCGGCTCAACGCGGTCGGGGTGAAGTCGATCCGCGGTCTGGTGATCAACGTGTCGAACTACAAGACCACCACCGACTCGGCGAACTACGGCAAGGCCGTCAGTGCCGCGCTGTCGAGCAAGTACGGCTACACCAAGCCGTTCGTCATCGACACGAGCCGCAACGGCAACGGCCCCAAGGGTTCCGAGTGGTGCAACCCGGCCGGTCGCAAGCTCGGGACGCCTTCGCAGGTCGGCGGCGGCGCCGAGATGCTGCTCTGGGTCAAGGTGCCCGGTGACTCCGACGGCAAATGCGGGATCGCGCCGAACGTCGAAGCCGGTCAGTTCAGCTCCGATCTGGCCCTGCGCCTGATCAGCGGGACCTGA